A window from Prochlorococcus marinus str. GP2 encodes these proteins:
- a CDS encoding iron-containing alcohol dehydrogenase: MQSISPETIYRGNYAWEKSLPKITKLTKTPLILGRGTHTYNLRNKIFHDLKNQNLDVKFANLEFDCCYEDISNVKNIILKNNHDSVIAAGGGKVLDSGKYIAHCLNIPCITVPLSASTCAGWTALSNIYTKDGQFIKDVALGSCPKILVYDHKFIQTAPSRTLASGVADALAKWYESSLTSSTIEDGLVQQAIQISRVLRDQLLIDGEKAFKDQFVNNISWRNTVEACGLTAGLVGGIGGEKCRTAAAHAIHNAITQIITPNKSLHGEIVGVGLLLQLRLEEMKNNNKLADQSTKQLLLLMKQLNLPTTIAQLGINVFEDNNLEKIADFTCRHKSEIHFLPFEVHKKDIIEVIANFEKQKIKI, translated from the coding sequence ATGCAGTCAATCTCTCCAGAAACTATATACAGGGGAAATTATGCTTGGGAAAAATCTTTACCTAAAATCACTAAATTAACTAAAACTCCTTTAATTTTAGGCAGGGGAACTCATACGTATAATTTGAGAAATAAAATTTTCCATGACTTAAAAAATCAAAACCTCGATGTTAAGTTTGCTAATTTAGAATTTGACTGTTGTTATGAAGACATTTCAAATGTAAAGAATATCATTTTAAAGAATAATCATGATTCTGTGATTGCTGCTGGGGGAGGTAAAGTCCTAGATTCTGGGAAATACATAGCCCATTGTCTTAATATTCCATGTATTACAGTGCCTCTTAGCGCCTCTACATGTGCAGGCTGGACAGCCTTATCAAATATATATACAAAAGATGGCCAATTCATAAAGGATGTTGCGTTAGGATCTTGTCCAAAAATCCTAGTTTATGATCATAAATTTATTCAAACAGCTCCATCTAGAACTCTTGCTAGCGGAGTAGCAGATGCTTTGGCAAAATGGTATGAATCCTCACTAACAAGTTCAACAATAGAAGATGGTCTTGTTCAACAAGCAATCCAGATATCGAGAGTTTTAAGAGATCAACTATTAATTGATGGAGAAAAAGCATTTAAAGATCAATTTGTAAATAATATTTCTTGGCGAAATACTGTAGAAGCTTGTGGACTTACAGCCGGATTAGTAGGTGGTATTGGGGGAGAAAAGTGCAGGACTGCTGCTGCACATGCTATTCATAATGCAATTACTCAGATAATTACCCCAAACAAATCCTTACATGGTGAGATAGTTGGTGTCGGATTATTATTGCAATTAAGACTAGAAGAAATGAAAAATAATAATAAATTAGCTGATCAATCAACTAAACAATTGTTGTTACTTATGAAACAATTGAATTTGCCAACTACTATTGCGCAACTTGGAATAAATGTTTTTGAAGATAATAATTTAGAGAAAATTGCTGATTTTACTTGTCGACATAAATCTGAGATTCACTTTTTGCCTTTTGAAGTTCATAAAAAAGATATAATAGAAGTAATTGCAAATTTTGAAAAACAAAAAATTAAAATATAA
- a CDS encoding alpha/beta hydrolase, with amino-acid sequence MTESHFEQLSDLNVDFFETAKNSLLDPLGLYLANDVQWIKLNENWNSLKFPVVIGGKGQPILLLHGFDSSFLEFRRIYQSLKRNFQVIIPDLLGFGFSPRCATNEYNPSKIISYLIDLLKTLQITKNLKIIGASMGGSTALKLSFEISDSIDKIILLSPAGLFGEPKSIPFPLNYIGASFLGLHRVRKSLCRQAFAFPDQCVGEMEEQIASIHLGCQGWRNSLASFAKSGGFAGTQKYIQNIPIKAVCGENDRILGKKEIKKIKKIDKIDYIGLQNCGHLPHVDLPSLSTKIIQDYFLE; translated from the coding sequence TTGACTGAATCCCATTTCGAACAACTTAGTGATTTAAATGTTGATTTTTTTGAGACTGCCAAAAATTCGCTTTTAGACCCTTTAGGTCTTTATTTGGCAAACGATGTGCAGTGGATCAAACTCAATGAGAACTGGAACTCTTTGAAATTCCCCGTGGTAATTGGAGGAAAAGGTCAACCTATACTTCTTCTCCATGGCTTTGACAGTAGTTTTTTAGAGTTTAGGAGAATATATCAATCATTAAAAAGAAATTTCCAAGTCATAATTCCTGATTTATTAGGGTTTGGTTTTAGTCCTAGGTGCGCAACAAATGAATATAATCCCTCTAAAATAATTTCATATTTAATTGATCTCCTTAAGACCTTACAAATAACAAAGAATCTAAAAATTATTGGTGCCTCTATGGGAGGCTCAACAGCATTAAAACTTTCTTTTGAAATCTCTGACTCTATCGATAAAATTATACTTTTATCTCCTGCCGGACTTTTTGGAGAACCTAAGAGTATACCTTTCCCTCTTAATTATATAGGGGCCTCATTTCTGGGATTACACCGGGTCAGAAAAAGTCTTTGTAGGCAAGCATTTGCTTTCCCAGATCAATGTGTTGGTGAAATGGAAGAGCAAATTGCTTCAATTCATTTAGGTTGTCAAGGATGGAGGAACTCACTCGCATCATTTGCAAAAAGTGGTGGTTTCGCTGGGACACAGAAATATATTCAAAATATCCCAATAAAAGCAGTATGTGGAGAAAATGATCGCATTCTTGGGAAAAAAGAGATTAAAAAAATTAAAAAAATTGATAAAATAGATTATATCGGATTGCAAAATTGTGGTCATCTACCTCATGTAGATTTACCATCATTATCTACTAAAATTATTCAAGATTATTTTTTGGAATAA
- a CDS encoding phosphatidate cytidylyltransferase yields the protein MRLRSGLLIGIFGLIVVLLGGWFFTLAIALLTYLALLEFFRMAEFKGIKPATKTTLFSSIIIIISTYLETIGLINGEISNSILPICSVVICTWLLLQPKPGTISDIAASIFGLFYLGFLPSYWIKLRGLDSVILISNQGIISFENLSSTTGLHLTLTSCFLIVASDIGSYFFGKSFGKKSLSPISPSKTVEGLIGGISCSILLAIFFAFLLNWENALLVGFLYGILISLMALVGDLIESMMKRDAKVKDSGTFLPGHGGILDRIDSYIFTPSVLYYIFIIIKYLN from the coding sequence ATGAGATTGAGAAGCGGATTACTTATAGGAATATTTGGTTTAATTGTTGTTTTGTTAGGGGGATGGTTTTTTACATTAGCAATAGCCTTGCTTACTTATTTAGCATTATTAGAATTCTTTAGGATGGCTGAATTTAAAGGTATAAAACCAGCTACTAAAACCACATTATTTTCATCTATCATTATTATAATTTCTACTTATCTTGAGACCATAGGTTTGATTAATGGGGAAATATCAAATTCAATTTTGCCTATCTGTTCAGTTGTAATATGCACTTGGCTACTTTTGCAACCAAAGCCTGGCACAATTTCCGACATTGCAGCTTCTATTTTTGGTTTATTTTATTTAGGTTTTTTACCTAGCTACTGGATTAAGTTAAGGGGATTAGATTCAGTGATTTTAATTTCAAATCAAGGTATTATTTCTTTTGAAAACTTATCTAGTACTACAGGTCTTCATTTAACTTTAACATCTTGTTTTTTAATTGTAGCTAGTGATATTGGTTCTTATTTCTTTGGTAAGTCATTTGGTAAAAAATCTCTTTCTCCAATATCTCCAAGCAAAACAGTAGAAGGTTTAATTGGAGGAATATCATGTTCAATTTTATTAGCGATATTTTTCGCTTTTTTACTTAATTGGGAAAATGCATTATTAGTTGGATTTTTATATGGAATTTTAATTTCTCTTATGGCATTAGTTGGAGATTTAATTGAATCAATGATGAAGAGAGATGCAAAAGTAAAAGATTCAGGAACTTTTTTACCAGGACATGGAGGCATTCTTGACAGAATAGATAGCTACATTTTTACTCCTTCTGTTTTGTATTACATTTTTATAATCATTAAGTATCTAAATTAA
- a CDS encoding aminotransferase class I/II-fold pyridoxal phosphate-dependent enzyme, translating to MSISSFLTKKFLKSLFFPAHNRGAALPKKLVKLLKKQPGYWDLPELPEIGSPLSQSGLIAKTQIEFSERFGAKGCFFGVNGASGLIQSAVIAMANPGETILMPRNVHISVIKICAMQNIQPIFFDLDFSSENGHYKPITKYWLKNVFKKINFNEKKVVGVILVSPSYQGFAGDLRPLIDLCHQKNLPVLVDEAHGSYFLFCENLNLPKSALVSNADLVVHSLHKSLNGLTQTAALWYKGDLVNEQNLIKSINMLQTTSPSSLLLSSCEESIKDWLNKKSLSQYQKRILEAKSIYKKLIQKNIPLIETQDPLKIVLNTSKVGIDGFTADNFFYKNGLIAELPEMMTLTFCLGFANQKDFLSLFVKLWNKLLLNSKKFEALKALQSPFNLVQEPEIQIGNAWRSETRIIPFSQSLNKISGDIICPYPPGIPLIVPGEKIDIDRFNWINNQSLWNKDLLNFNIRVIKT from the coding sequence ATGAGCATTTCTTCTTTTCTAACTAAAAAATTTTTAAAGTCACTTTTCTTTCCCGCTCATAACCGAGGGGCTGCTTTACCTAAGAAATTAGTAAAATTATTAAAAAAACAGCCTGGGTATTGGGACTTACCGGAGCTACCTGAAATAGGCTCACCTCTATCCCAAAGCGGATTAATTGCCAAAACTCAAATAGAATTCTCTGAGAGATTTGGGGCGAAAGGTTGTTTTTTTGGAGTTAATGGAGCTTCTGGATTAATACAATCAGCTGTAATTGCGATGGCAAATCCTGGCGAAACTATCCTGATGCCTAGAAATGTTCATATAAGTGTTATAAAAATTTGTGCGATGCAGAACATACAGCCCATATTCTTTGACCTAGATTTTTCTTCAGAAAACGGACATTACAAACCAATCACAAAATACTGGTTAAAAAATGTATTTAAAAAAATAAATTTTAATGAGAAAAAAGTTGTAGGTGTAATTCTTGTAAGTCCCTCTTATCAAGGTTTCGCAGGAGATTTAAGGCCTTTAATAGATCTTTGTCATCAAAAAAATTTACCTGTTTTAGTTGATGAAGCCCATGGTTCTTATTTCCTTTTTTGTGAAAATCTTAACCTACCAAAATCCGCTTTAGTATCAAATGCTGATTTAGTCGTTCATTCATTGCATAAATCACTAAATGGTTTGACTCAAACTGCTGCACTTTGGTACAAAGGGGATCTAGTAAATGAGCAAAATTTAATCAAGAGTATTAATATGTTGCAAACTACTAGTCCTAGCTCCTTATTACTGTCTTCTTGTGAAGAGTCTATTAAAGATTGGCTTAATAAAAAAAGCTTATCACAATACCAAAAAAGAATTTTGGAGGCAAAAAGTATATACAAAAAATTAATCCAAAAGAATATTCCTCTCATAGAAACCCAAGACCCCTTAAAAATAGTATTGAATACATCTAAAGTCGGCATTGATGGTTTCACAGCTGATAATTTTTTTTATAAAAATGGCCTTATTGCTGAATTACCAGAAATGATGACTCTAACTTTTTGCTTAGGGTTTGCGAATCAAAAAGATTTTCTCAGTTTATTTGTAAAATTATGGAATAAATTACTATTAAATTCAAAAAAATTTGAGGCTCTTAAAGCACTCCAATCGCCCTTTAATTTAGTTCAAGAACCAGAAATCCAAATTGGAAATGCTTGGAGAAGTGAAACTCGGATTATTCCTTTTTCGCAATCATTAAATAAAATATCTGGAGATATTATTTGCCCTTATCCTCCTGGAATACCTCTGATAGTTCCTGGAGAAAAAATTGATATCGATAGATTTAATTGGATAAATAATCAAAGTTTATGGAACAAAGATCTGTTAAATTTTAATATAAGAGTCATAAAAACATAG
- a CDS encoding ABC1 kinase family protein: MVSSYSQYSAKGDLIWLILRPWIFIPRVLYILLTFIFLFLRILFQGNSKNKNVQKNLSKYLFDVITDLGPCFIKLGQALSTRPDLVRQDWLTELTNLQDNLPAFDHKIALKIIEEELGASPNELFDEFPDNPIASASLGQVYKTKTKNNTYVAVKVQRPNLYFLIRRDVVILRFLATFLSPFLPLNIGVGIGEIIDEFGKALFDEIDYEKEGKNALKFANLFKDNPNVFIPKFEEQFSSKRIITTSWIDGVKLRDRALLEENNLVPSSFIKTCVISGLQQLFEYGYFHADPHPGNMFALKGGNADYGNLAYVDFGMMDTITNSDRLTLIKAIVHIINDEYYLLAKDFQKLGFLTKEQDLQKLVEPLKEVLGGSFGAQVGNFNLKNVTDKFSKLMYSYPFRVPSRFALIIRAVVSQEGLALRLDPEFKILKIAYPYIAKKLLTDNSEEILEILLEVVFDKKGRIQVEKVESLLNILFQDSENINSDLIPVANAGLKLIVSNKGSEVRKNLLLSLIRDDKLELTDAKKLLSLIRETFSPLNIAKSAVQNIISPV; encoded by the coding sequence ATGGTAAGTTCTTATTCGCAATACTCAGCAAAAGGTGACTTGATTTGGTTGATTTTAAGACCATGGATTTTTATCCCAAGAGTTTTATATATCCTTTTAACTTTTATTTTTCTTTTTTTAAGAATACTTTTTCAAGGTAACAGTAAAAATAAAAATGTTCAAAAAAATCTTTCAAAATATCTTTTTGATGTAATAACAGATTTAGGACCATGTTTTATAAAGTTGGGACAGGCACTTTCAACTAGACCGGATCTTGTTAGACAAGATTGGCTGACAGAACTTACCAATTTACAGGATAATCTACCAGCATTTGATCACAAAATTGCTTTAAAAATTATTGAAGAGGAACTTGGAGCGTCTCCAAATGAATTATTTGATGAGTTTCCTGATAATCCTATTGCCTCAGCAAGCTTAGGTCAGGTTTACAAAACAAAAACAAAAAATAATACTTATGTAGCTGTAAAAGTACAAAGACCAAATTTATATTTTCTTATAAGAAGAGATGTCGTGATATTAAGGTTTTTAGCAACTTTTTTGTCACCATTCCTACCATTAAATATTGGTGTCGGAATTGGAGAAATAATAGATGAATTCGGTAAGGCACTTTTTGATGAAATTGATTATGAAAAAGAGGGTAAGAATGCTTTAAAGTTTGCAAATTTATTCAAAGATAACCCAAATGTTTTTATCCCTAAATTCGAAGAACAGTTTTCATCAAAGAGAATTATTACAACCTCTTGGATTGATGGGGTTAAGTTAAGAGATAGGGCTTTATTGGAGGAAAATAACTTAGTACCTTCTTCTTTTATAAAAACTTGTGTAATTAGTGGTCTTCAACAATTATTTGAATATGGATATTTTCATGCTGACCCACACCCTGGGAATATGTTTGCACTTAAAGGGGGGAATGCAGATTATGGAAATTTAGCTTATGTAGATTTTGGAATGATGGATACAATTACAAATTCAGATAGACTCACTCTTATTAAGGCTATTGTTCACATAATAAATGATGAATATTATCTTCTCGCAAAAGATTTTCAGAAATTAGGGTTTTTAACTAAAGAACAGGATCTTCAAAAACTTGTTGAACCATTAAAAGAAGTTTTAGGTGGATCTTTTGGCGCGCAAGTCGGAAATTTTAATCTTAAAAATGTAACTGATAAATTCTCCAAACTAATGTATTCATATCCATTTAGAGTGCCAAGTAGGTTTGCATTAATAATAAGAGCAGTTGTTAGTCAAGAAGGTTTAGCACTACGATTAGATCCTGAATTTAAAATTTTAAAAATCGCATATCCTTATATAGCTAAAAAATTACTTACCGATAATTCTGAGGAGATTTTAGAAATTCTTTTGGAAGTTGTTTTTGATAAAAAAGGTCGAATTCAAGTAGAGAAGGTAGAAAGTTTACTAAATATATTATTTCAAGATTCTGAAAATATTAATTCAGACCTCATACCGGTTGCAAATGCCGGTTTAAAGTTAATTGTAAGTAATAAAGGATCCGAAGTCCGGAAGAATCTTCTTTTAAGCCTTATAAGAGATGATAAATTAGAATTAACTGATGCGAAAAAACTTTTAAGTTTAATTAGAGAGACATTTAGCCCTTTGAATATTGCCAAAAGTGCAGTTCAAAATATTATTTCTCCAGTTTAG
- a CDS encoding helix-turn-helix domain-containing protein — protein sequence MNIFKNLFLFKKQSVIMNEVSHGLVDQYGEIAKLVKEARIQKNITIQELASISKIPEQTIISIENNKKNTRPKYPFIRSILIKLEECLGLKKNSLEKLAIREGETSKKENNDFLINKFDLINTWQGSLLYFFILVLTIFILKRYFILNVNIIEVQNIENKIIDK from the coding sequence ATGAATATTTTTAAAAATCTTTTTTTATTTAAAAAACAATCTGTGATTATGAATGAAGTAAGTCATGGATTAGTTGATCAGTATGGCGAAATCGCAAAGTTAGTAAAAGAAGCGAGAATCCAAAAGAATATAACAATTCAAGAATTGGCAAGTATTTCAAAAATCCCAGAACAAACGATAATTTCTATTGAAAATAATAAAAAAAATACTAGACCAAAGTATCCATTTATAAGATCAATATTAATAAAATTAGAGGAATGCTTAGGATTAAAAAAAAATTCATTAGAAAAATTAGCAATTAGAGAAGGAGAAACTTCCAAGAAAGAAAACAATGATTTTCTTATTAACAAATTCGATCTTATTAATACTTGGCAAGGTAGTCTTTTGTATTTTTTTATATTGGTTTTAACAATATTTATTCTGAAAAGATACTTTATTTTAAATGTAAATATTATTGAGGTTCAAAATATTGAAAATAAAATCATTGACAAATAA